A genomic window from Variovorax paradoxus includes:
- a CDS encoding Bug family tripartite tricarboxylate transporter substrate binding protein produces the protein MKAIQRMLAACLFTAAVSAQAAFPDRPITLVVPYAPGGSADALARVLAVRMGEKLGTSVIVDNRPGASGTIGASFAAKAAPDGYTVLYDATPYSINPHLFPRMPYAGNALQPLALVSLAPNIVIVRAESPVKSIKDLADRAKAEPGKLNFASGGSGTVQRLAAELLRQRLGLDMVHVGYKSGGPAISDVMGGQVDFMFSTIAASYPLVSSGKLRALAVSSPQRSARLPDVPTIAETVAPGYEAYEWNGLLLPAGTPAPIADKLHKAVVDALKNDEVKRRFVDVGVQPVGSTPSEFADFLKKEDAKWAEVIRKGNIKLD, from the coding sequence ATGAAGGCCATCCAACGCATGCTCGCCGCATGCCTCTTCACTGCTGCCGTGTCCGCACAGGCGGCCTTTCCGGACCGCCCCATCACGCTCGTCGTGCCGTATGCGCCGGGCGGCTCCGCGGACGCGCTGGCGCGCGTGCTGGCGGTGCGCATGGGCGAGAAGCTGGGCACCAGCGTGATCGTCGACAACAGGCCCGGCGCCAGCGGAACCATCGGCGCGAGCTTTGCCGCCAAGGCCGCGCCCGACGGCTACACGGTGCTCTACGACGCCACGCCGTACTCGATTAATCCACATCTCTTTCCCCGCATGCCGTACGCCGGCAATGCCCTGCAGCCGCTGGCGCTCGTCTCGCTGGCGCCCAACATCGTGATCGTCCGCGCGGAGTCGCCGGTGAAGAGCATCAAGGACCTCGCGGACCGGGCGAAGGCCGAACCCGGGAAACTCAACTTCGCATCGGGCGGAAGCGGCACCGTGCAGCGGCTGGCGGCGGAACTGCTGCGCCAGCGGCTCGGGCTCGACATGGTGCATGTCGGCTACAAGAGCGGCGGCCCCGCCATCTCCGACGTCATGGGCGGGCAGGTCGACTTCATGTTCAGCACCATCGCGGCGTCGTATCCGCTCGTGTCTTCCGGCAAGCTGCGCGCGCTGGCGGTGTCGTCGCCGCAGCGCTCTGCGCGCCTGCCCGATGTGCCGACCATCGCCGAAACCGTTGCGCCCGGCTACGAGGCCTACGAGTGGAACGGCCTGCTCCTGCCGGCGGGCACGCCCGCGCCCATCGCCGACAAACTCCACAAGGCGGTGGTCGATGCCCTGAAGAATGACGAAGTGAAGCGGCGCTTCGTGGATGTGGGCGTGCAGCCGGTCGGCTCGACGCCATCCGAGTTCGCCGACTTCCTGAAGAAGGAAGATGCGAAGTGGGCGGAAGTGATCCGCAAGGGCAACATCAAGCTCGACTGA
- a CDS encoding Bug family tripartite tricarboxylate transporter substrate binding protein produces the protein MRTSSPSSIPRRAAIGLALLFSCGVTLAQGYPARPIRLVVPFPPGGGTDIIAREVANKVATSEGWTIVIDNKPGSGGNIGVDAAAKANPDGYTLVLGQTSNLAINPTLYAKLPYDPVKDLAAVGLVASAPLVLVVSAASPYKKLADVVAAAKAKPTALNYASSGNGTVAHLATEQFQKAAGVQFTHVPYKGASQGLTDLVGGQIQMYISSVPTLIAQIKSGQLRALAVTSLQRNRDLPDVPTMAESGYKDFEAVTWFGVAGPAAMPKDAVTKLNAAFNKALATPEVQKKLAAQGAEVMSGPPEKFASLIRTDGVRWGAVVKVSGIKLD, from the coding sequence ATGCGTACCTCGAGCCCCAGCTCCATTCCTCGCCGCGCGGCCATCGGCCTCGCCCTTCTGTTTTCTTGCGGCGTGACGCTGGCGCAAGGCTATCCGGCGCGACCCATCCGCCTCGTCGTGCCGTTCCCGCCGGGCGGCGGCACGGACATCATTGCCCGCGAGGTGGCAAACAAGGTCGCGACCTCGGAGGGCTGGACCATCGTCATCGACAACAAGCCCGGCTCTGGCGGCAACATCGGTGTCGACGCGGCGGCCAAGGCCAACCCCGACGGCTACACGCTGGTGCTGGGGCAGACCAGCAACCTCGCGATCAATCCGACGCTCTACGCCAAGCTGCCCTACGACCCGGTGAAGGACCTCGCAGCTGTCGGCCTCGTCGCCTCCGCGCCGCTGGTGCTGGTGGTCTCGGCCGCATCGCCCTACAAGAAGCTCGCGGACGTGGTCGCCGCAGCCAAGGCCAAGCCCACCGCACTCAACTACGCGAGCTCGGGCAACGGCACGGTGGCCCATCTCGCCACCGAGCAGTTCCAGAAGGCCGCGGGCGTGCAGTTCACGCATGTTCCCTACAAGGGCGCATCGCAAGGCCTGACCGACCTGGTCGGCGGCCAGATCCAGATGTACATCTCGTCCGTGCCGACCCTGATCGCGCAGATCAAGAGCGGCCAGTTGCGCGCGCTGGCCGTGACCTCGCTGCAACGCAACCGCGACTTGCCTGACGTGCCCACCATGGCCGAGTCGGGCTACAAGGATTTCGAGGCCGTCACCTGGTTCGGCGTGGCAGGCCCCGCGGCCATGCCGAAGGATGCGGTCACCAAGCTCAACGCAGCCTTCAACAAGGCGCTCGCCACGCCTGAAGTGCAGAAGAAGCTCGCGGCGCAAGGCGCGGAGGTGATGTCCGGCCCGCCCGAGAAGTTCGCATCGCTGATTCGCACGGACGGCGTTCGCTGGGGCGCCGTCGTCAAGGTTTCGGGCATCAAGCTGGATTGA
- a CDS encoding SGNH/GDSL hydrolase family protein, with product MVSLSARPHAACVRLSDIAFTLLAILAIGALVPACGGDRGSSNSHSSSAPTRPAASAKAPDDAPRDCTVTLEGDSILHGAYGYNKRFDEPPAAMLKRLRPAYTVFDNSAPGSTATQRAPAFSSTPLTTHFVVLQHGINDGQFGQPYEPALRRMVAHVQAQGRTPVITGLSRQTHPAPGRDAADNIARRVAGETGALFADWGAVSFKPAEMADVLHPAPAYSERLVGRIVALLDQAAPECRY from the coding sequence TTGGTTTCTCTTTCCGCACGCCCCCACGCGGCCTGTGTCCGCCTGTCCGACATCGCTTTCACGCTGCTTGCCATCCTTGCGATCGGTGCGCTGGTCCCCGCCTGCGGAGGCGACAGGGGCAGCAGCAATAGCCACAGCAGCAGTGCCCCGACCCGTCCGGCAGCGTCCGCGAAAGCTCCCGACGACGCACCCCGCGACTGCACCGTCACCCTGGAGGGCGACTCGATCCTCCACGGTGCCTACGGCTACAACAAGCGCTTCGACGAGCCGCCCGCGGCGATGCTCAAGCGCCTGCGGCCGGCCTACACGGTGTTCGACAACAGCGCGCCGGGGTCGACAGCCACCCAGCGCGCGCCCGCCTTCTCCAGCACACCGCTGACCACGCATTTCGTGGTGCTGCAACACGGCATCAACGACGGGCAGTTCGGCCAGCCCTACGAGCCGGCGCTGCGCCGCATGGTGGCGCACGTGCAGGCCCAGGGGCGCACGCCGGTCATCACCGGCCTCAGCCGCCAGACGCACCCCGCACCGGGCAGGGACGCGGCCGACAACATCGCCCGGCGCGTGGCCGGCGAAACCGGCGCGCTGTTTGCCGACTGGGGCGCCGTTTCCTTCAAGCCCGCCGAAATGGCCGACGTGCTGCACCCCGCGCCCGCCTACAGCGAACGGCTGGTCGGGCGCATCGTGGCCTTGCTCGACCAGGCCGCGCCCGAGTGCAGGTACTGA
- a CDS encoding RraA family protein, producing the protein MSSPLPDIVRNFERVPAHIVAQAAEFQPAILADVAGRRGAVDGRIKALRPRMKLAGTAITVEVRPGDNLMIHAAIAMAKPGDVLVIDGKGDQTCALMGTIMMTACKQVGIAGVVIDGACRDSNEIDEMDFPVFSVGTNPNGPTKNIGGRIGHPVSIGGVTVHPGDFIVGDGDGVVVVEREKIESLLPLAAKKVKDEAARIAAIKGGDTAAKWLDAALRTAGVLKEGETL; encoded by the coding sequence ATGTCATCGCCCCTCCCCGACATCGTCCGCAACTTCGAGCGCGTGCCCGCGCACATCGTGGCGCAGGCCGCCGAATTCCAGCCAGCCATCCTGGCCGACGTGGCCGGGCGCCGCGGCGCGGTGGACGGCCGCATCAAGGCGCTGCGCCCTCGCATGAAGCTGGCCGGCACCGCGATCACCGTGGAGGTGCGCCCCGGCGACAACCTGATGATCCATGCCGCCATTGCCATGGCGAAGCCCGGCGACGTGCTCGTCATCGACGGCAAGGGAGACCAGACCTGCGCGCTCATGGGCACGATCATGATGACCGCCTGCAAGCAGGTCGGCATTGCCGGCGTGGTCATCGACGGGGCCTGCCGCGACAGCAACGAGATCGACGAGATGGACTTTCCGGTGTTCTCGGTCGGCACCAATCCGAACGGGCCGACCAAGAACATCGGCGGACGCATCGGCCATCCGGTGTCGATCGGCGGCGTCACGGTGCATCCGGGCGACTTCATCGTCGGTGACGGCGACGGCGTGGTCGTGGTGGAGCGCGAAAAAATCGAGTCGCTGCTGCCTCTCGCTGCGAAGAAAGTGAAGGACGAGGCCGCGCGCATCGCCGCCATCAAGGGCGGGGACACCGCCGCCAAGTGGCTCGATGCAGCGCTGCGCACGGCCGGTGTGCTGAAGGAGGGCGAGACGCTGTGA
- a CDS encoding Bug family tripartite tricarboxylate transporter substrate binding protein has product MNRGKNARRAMAMLGLIGLQAALATAHAQTWPAKPVRILVGFSAGGPTDVVARAFADHASRALGQPFIVDNKPGANTILAAEAVAAAPADGYTLLLGATNHTMIPALYSQRVKFDAVRSFAPVCSLAVSPTVLVVGPSMPVKSFGAFLQAVKAEPGKRTYATPGSGSSGHFASAQFTRLTGTSMNHIPYKGAAQATTDLMGGQVDSSFATLGSVLTQVQSGKLTALAVAAPKRSALLPDVPTFEEVGVKGYTADAWYGLLAPARTPPEVLAVLRRAATEFAQAPATQEKLRSLGMEAQNTCADAFGAQLAREVRLYGEVARTLDLKTE; this is encoded by the coding sequence ATGAACAGAGGCAAGAACGCCCGCCGGGCGATGGCCATGCTCGGGCTGATTGGGCTTCAGGCCGCGCTGGCAACAGCGCATGCGCAGACCTGGCCAGCCAAGCCGGTGCGCATCCTCGTCGGCTTTTCCGCAGGCGGCCCCACCGATGTGGTGGCGCGCGCCTTTGCCGACCATGCATCGCGCGCCCTGGGCCAGCCCTTCATCGTCGACAACAAGCCCGGCGCCAACACGATCCTCGCAGCCGAGGCAGTCGCTGCCGCGCCGGCCGACGGCTACACGCTGCTGCTGGGCGCAACGAATCACACGATGATCCCCGCTCTCTACAGCCAGCGGGTCAAGTTCGACGCCGTGCGGTCGTTCGCTCCGGTGTGCTCGCTCGCCGTGAGCCCGACGGTGCTGGTCGTCGGGCCATCGATGCCCGTCAAGTCGTTCGGCGCGTTCCTGCAGGCGGTGAAGGCCGAACCGGGCAAGCGCACCTATGCCACGCCGGGCTCGGGCAGCTCGGGGCATTTCGCGAGTGCGCAGTTCACGCGGCTGACAGGCACGTCGATGAACCACATTCCGTACAAGGGCGCGGCGCAGGCGACGACCGATCTCATGGGAGGCCAGGTCGACAGCTCTTTCGCCACGCTGGGCTCGGTGCTCACACAGGTGCAGTCGGGCAAGCTGACGGCCCTGGCCGTGGCGGCGCCGAAGCGATCGGCATTGCTGCCGGACGTGCCGACTTTCGAGGAGGTGGGCGTCAAGGGCTACACGGCTGACGCGTGGTACGGCCTGCTTGCGCCCGCCAGAACGCCGCCGGAAGTCCTGGCCGTGCTGCGCCGCGCAGCCACCGAGTTTGCGCAAGCGCCGGCCACGCAAGAGAAGCTGCGCTCGCTCGGCATGGAAGCACAGAACACCTGCGCCGATGCCTTCGGCGCGCAACTGGCGCGCGAGGTCAGGCTCTACGGCGAGGTGGCCCGAACGCTCGACCTCAAGACCGAATGA
- a CDS encoding SMP-30/gluconolactonase/LRE family protein: MYLLQAPQVLDLQTFTSMPESFRRPEPSVWADANRGGQVTDSFLEGPVFDDDGNLYVTDIPFGRIFRIDTSGEWTLVAEYDGEPNGMKFVDAHALLVTDYKNGLMRVDVRTGRITPHLQRRNTESFKGVNDLVLDARGNVYFTDQGQSGLHDPSGRLYRLRPDGQLDLLLSNVPSPNGVALSPDGKVLYLAVTRGNCVWRAPLLADGSVAKVSQFFTSYGPSGPDGLAVDTQGRVLVANPGLGYVWVLNTRAEPVMVLRGPTGASTTNIAFGGPGRSTLFVTDSTHGNVLKLALDAPGVELHRWSS, encoded by the coding sequence TTGTACCTGCTTCAAGCGCCCCAGGTGCTGGACCTGCAGACCTTCACCAGCATGCCCGAGTCCTTTCGCCGCCCGGAGCCCAGCGTCTGGGCCGATGCCAATCGCGGCGGGCAGGTGACCGACTCCTTCCTCGAAGGCCCTGTGTTCGACGACGACGGCAACCTCTACGTCACGGACATCCCTTTCGGCCGGATCTTCCGCATCGACACATCGGGCGAATGGACACTGGTCGCCGAATACGACGGCGAGCCGAACGGCATGAAGTTCGTCGACGCACACGCCCTGCTCGTCACCGACTACAAGAACGGCCTGATGCGGGTGGATGTGCGAACCGGCCGCATCACGCCACACCTTCAGCGGCGCAACACCGAGAGCTTCAAGGGCGTGAACGACCTGGTGCTCGATGCGCGAGGCAACGTGTATTTCACGGACCAGGGCCAGAGCGGCTTGCACGACCCATCGGGTCGCCTGTATCGCCTGAGGCCCGACGGGCAGCTCGACCTGCTGCTGTCCAACGTGCCCAGCCCGAATGGCGTCGCCCTCTCGCCGGACGGCAAGGTGCTCTATCTCGCGGTGACGCGCGGCAACTGCGTCTGGCGCGCGCCCTTGCTGGCCGACGGGAGCGTTGCCAAGGTGAGCCAGTTCTTCACGTCCTACGGGCCCAGCGGCCCTGATGGGCTCGCGGTCGACACGCAGGGGCGAGTGCTGGTGGCCAACCCCGGCCTGGGCTATGTCTGGGTGCTCAACACGCGCGCCGAACCCGTCATGGTGCTGCGCGGGCCCACCGGTGCGTCGACGACGAACATTGCCTTCGGCGGCCCTGGCAGGTCGACCTTGTTCGTCACCGACTCCACGCACGGCAACGTGCTGAAGCTGGCACTCGACGCTCCTGGCGTGGAACTTCATCGCTGGTCGTCCTAG
- a CDS encoding NAD(P)-dependent oxidoreductase, translated as MRAILVTGADLAPQALDLLEGYEVIYAGKTPTEDDLVALCRAHDPVAIIVRYGKVGAAVMNAASSLKVISKHGSGTDTIDKAAAQARGIEVVAAVGANAAAVAEQALALLLACAKSVVALDARMHAGHWDKATHKSLELGGRTIGLIGLGAIGLRFARMADALGMRVLGFDPYAKNLPAYVQAVDLATIWAESDAISLHCPLTDDNRGLLNAETLARCKRGVIVINTARGGLIEEAALLAAVRSGQVAMAGLDSFAVEPMAPGHPFQGEKNFVLSPHIGGVTSDAYVNMGVGAAKNLLQVITRQTTAA; from the coding sequence GTGAGAGCCATCCTGGTAACGGGCGCCGACCTCGCGCCGCAGGCACTCGACCTCCTCGAGGGATACGAAGTCATCTACGCGGGCAAGACGCCGACCGAGGACGACCTCGTGGCGCTGTGCCGCGCGCATGACCCCGTGGCCATCATCGTCCGCTACGGCAAGGTGGGCGCGGCGGTCATGAACGCGGCCTCTTCGCTCAAGGTGATCTCCAAGCACGGCAGCGGCACGGACACGATCGACAAGGCGGCCGCACAGGCGCGCGGCATCGAAGTGGTCGCGGCCGTGGGCGCCAATGCCGCGGCGGTGGCCGAGCAGGCGCTCGCGCTGCTCCTGGCCTGCGCCAAGTCGGTGGTGGCGCTGGACGCGCGCATGCATGCCGGCCACTGGGACAAGGCAACGCACAAGAGCCTCGAGCTCGGCGGCCGCACCATCGGCCTCATCGGGCTCGGCGCCATCGGGCTGCGTTTCGCGCGCATGGCCGATGCGCTGGGCATGCGCGTGCTTGGGTTCGATCCGTACGCCAAGAACCTTCCGGCGTACGTACAAGCCGTGGACCTGGCGACCATCTGGGCCGAATCGGATGCCATCTCTCTGCACTGCCCGTTGACGGACGACAACCGCGGGCTGCTCAACGCCGAGACGCTGGCACGATGCAAGCGCGGCGTGATCGTCATCAACACGGCACGCGGCGGCCTGATCGAAGAGGCTGCGCTGCTGGCGGCGGTCCGCTCGGGCCAGGTGGCCATGGCCGGGCTGGACAGCTTCGCGGTCGAGCCGATGGCGCCCGGCCATCCGTTCCAGGGCGAGAAGAACTTCGTGCTGAGCCCCCACATCGGCGGCGTGACCAGCGATGCCTACGTGAACATGGGCGTGGGTGCGGCGAAGAATCTGCTGCAAGTCATCACACGCCAGACGACGGCCGCTTGA
- a CDS encoding Rrf2 family transcriptional regulator codes for MRLTTKGGFALTAMIDVAMRERDGPVPLASISRRQHIARSSLELLFSKLRQHALIKATRGPGGGYTLTRRASEITVADILASVDGQPLADTEASTNKEDAGSSKGCYSTDALWASAKHHVMEFLGSVTLQSLVEDQLAKGVRVEHEPPKKKEAPPSPAALPMRVNAPNSVFAWNGVFAKR; via the coding sequence ATGCGTCTCACGACGAAGGGCGGCTTCGCCTTGACGGCCATGATCGATGTCGCCATGCGCGAACGGGATGGCCCCGTACCGTTGGCGTCGATCAGCCGACGACAGCACATTGCCCGCTCGTCGCTCGAACTGCTGTTCAGCAAGCTGCGCCAGCATGCGCTGATCAAGGCAACGCGCGGACCGGGCGGCGGCTACACGCTGACGCGCAGGGCGTCCGAAATCACCGTGGCGGACATCCTCGCTTCGGTCGATGGCCAGCCACTGGCCGACACCGAAGCCTCGACGAACAAGGAAGACGCCGGCAGCAGCAAGGGCTGCTACTCGACCGATGCGTTGTGGGCCTCCGCCAAGCACCATGTCATGGAATTCCTGGGCTCCGTCACGCTGCAGAGCCTGGTCGAAGACCAGCTGGCCAAGGGCGTGCGCGTCGAGCACGAGCCCCCGAAGAAGAAAGAAGCCCCACCGAGCCCCGCGGCCCTGCCGATGCGCGTGAACGCGCCGAACTCGGTGTTCGCGTGGAACGGCGTGTTCGCCAAGCGCTGA
- a CDS encoding amidohydrolase family protein has product MNQAPDAQPVPHSVGTNRPAAALPADACDSHMHIFDPRFAASPHWKRQPPRAEVAAYRLLQQRLGTSRTVVVNPSTYGTDNACTLDALAQLGERARGIAVVGQDVADDELDRLAAHRICGLRVNFVTPQSWGVTTPQMLTTLARKVARLGWHIQVFLQPEQLMELAPILATLPVPLVIDHMARIDPADGVDGAAFAVARRLLDGGNTWMKLSGVYMRSRDGAPAYQDAFALGRALVKAAPERLVWGSDWPHTTETPGTVNDADLANVLSAWCDGATAVRDRILVDNPARLYGFAMT; this is encoded by the coding sequence ATGAACCAAGCCCCCGACGCGCAGCCGGTGCCCCATTCGGTGGGGACGAACCGGCCCGCGGCTGCACTGCCCGCCGACGCCTGCGACAGCCACATGCACATCTTCGACCCGCGCTTCGCCGCGTCGCCGCACTGGAAGCGCCAGCCGCCGCGCGCCGAGGTGGCAGCCTATCGCTTGCTCCAGCAGCGGCTAGGAACCTCGCGCACGGTGGTCGTCAATCCCTCGACCTACGGCACGGACAACGCCTGCACGCTCGACGCGCTCGCGCAACTGGGCGAGCGTGCGCGCGGCATCGCAGTCGTCGGCCAGGACGTGGCCGACGACGAACTCGACCGCCTGGCGGCGCATCGCATCTGCGGCTTGCGCGTGAACTTCGTGACGCCGCAGTCCTGGGGCGTCACCACGCCGCAGATGCTGACGACGCTGGCACGCAAGGTGGCCCGGCTGGGCTGGCACATCCAGGTCTTCCTGCAACCCGAACAACTGATGGAACTCGCGCCGATATTGGCGACACTCCCGGTACCGCTGGTGATAGACCACATGGCCCGCATCGACCCGGCCGACGGCGTCGATGGCGCGGCGTTTGCGGTGGCGCGACGGCTGCTCGACGGCGGCAACACGTGGATGAAGCTGTCGGGCGTCTACATGCGATCGCGCGACGGAGCGCCCGCCTACCAGGATGCCTTCGCGCTGGGCCGTGCGCTGGTCAAGGCAGCACCGGAACGGCTGGTCTGGGGCAGCGACTGGCCTCACACCACGGAGACTCCCGGAACCGTCAACGACGCCGACCTGGCAAACGTGCTGTCGGCATGGTGCGATGGCGCCACCGCCGTGCGCGACCGCATCCTGGTCGACAACCCGGCGAGGCTCTATGGCTTCGCGATGACCTGA
- a CDS encoding IclR family transcriptional regulator, translating to MEEPREVDEGATGGVTAVTRALQLLDAFGMQDERLSLAELTRRSHMHKTTALRLLRTLALAGYVVQRDDGEWRLGPAAGWLGARYQASFDANNVVEPMLLALSHATGESAAFYVREGNSRTCLARVEGPQPIRHHARMGAMLPLEKGSPGRVILAFSGEPGKLYEDIRKKGYHFSIGEREKNVATVSAPVFGLRWALLGSVCISGPADRLPKAKLLGHAKTIMKAANELSYALAGRPTAQTPAVVSTWHP from the coding sequence ATCGAAGAGCCGCGTGAAGTGGACGAAGGCGCCACTGGCGGCGTAACCGCCGTCACCCGTGCCCTGCAGCTGCTCGATGCCTTCGGCATGCAGGACGAGCGCCTCTCGCTGGCCGAGCTGACCCGCCGCAGCCACATGCACAAGACAACCGCGCTGCGGCTGCTGCGCACGCTGGCGCTTGCCGGCTACGTGGTGCAGCGCGACGACGGCGAATGGCGGCTGGGGCCCGCGGCAGGCTGGCTCGGAGCCCGCTACCAAGCCAGCTTCGATGCCAACAATGTGGTGGAGCCGATGCTGCTCGCCCTGTCGCATGCAACGGGCGAGAGCGCGGCGTTCTATGTGCGCGAAGGAAATTCCAGGACTTGCCTGGCGCGCGTGGAAGGGCCGCAGCCCATCCGGCACCACGCACGCATGGGCGCGATGTTGCCGCTGGAAAAGGGGTCGCCGGGGCGGGTGATTCTTGCGTTCTCCGGCGAGCCCGGAAAGCTGTATGAAGACATCCGCAAGAAGGGCTATCACTTCTCCATCGGCGAGCGCGAGAAGAACGTGGCGACCGTGTCGGCGCCGGTCTTTGGCCTGCGCTGGGCGCTGCTGGGTTCGGTGTGCATCTCGGGCCCCGCGGACCGGCTGCCCAAGGCAAAGCTGCTCGGCCACGCGAAGACGATCATGAAGGCCGCGAACGAACTCTCCTATGCGTTGGCCGGCCGGCCCACTGCGCAGACTCCAGCGGTGGTCTCCACCTGGCATCCCTAG